From Roseburia hominis, the proteins below share one genomic window:
- a CDS encoding beta-L-arabinofuranosidase domain-containing protein, with translation MIKRNNKAMKTFLIPEVKAEGWLKRQLQVQMDGLTGCLHEVWDSVGSYSGWLGGTGENWERAPYYLDGLLPIAWYLKDEKRWNLAMRFIEWTLNSQDEEGNFGPEASKHDYWSRYVMLKVLIQYYEIKEDERVIEFFENYFKYLYKKLQLVPAKQWSRARVGDLLYCIEWYLEKKPNENVYYLVDILREQALDWVDIFEEFPFVRPVGYYYNWEKELDRNSKDNLDEMINYHTHHIVNVTMGFKYPAMLSYFYSDKDYEAISIKGMKSAEKYHGVATGAVNGDEHLSGNDPSQGAELCSIVEYMFSLQTMLERFGNPYFGDKLEQLAYNTLPATITEDFMAHQYLQQANQVLVSKAPRQWFNNNEEANMFGLEPNFGCCTANMHQGWPKFVKSLWYLEGDRTVVSMVFAPSSLNTRVEGNDVYIQMRTEYPFKNKIEYKIEKAENLSMKIRVPGWCKEFELKKNGEWIAGQNSGFYVDGFVMVEGLTGGDNLEFTLQMEIRRSKWFRDSMAIERGPLVYALDMKENWHVVKEVAGVKDYEVYPESPWNYAIGANCEIEVEEQEVGAIPFSKKTPPVILTTKGRRLEDWGIERNSAGPVPASPVVTSSGEEKIQLIPYGCTKLRVTQFPYYN, from the coding sequence ATGATAAAAAGAAACAACAAGGCTATGAAAACATTTCTGATTCCGGAGGTGAAGGCGGAGGGATGGCTGAAAAGACAGCTTCAGGTTCAGATGGATGGTCTTACCGGGTGCCTGCATGAAGTCTGGGACAGTGTGGGAAGCTATTCCGGGTGGCTTGGAGGAACAGGGGAAAATTGGGAGAGAGCGCCTTATTATCTGGACGGACTTTTGCCGATTGCCTGGTACCTGAAAGACGAGAAGCGTTGGAATCTGGCCATGCGCTTTATTGAATGGACACTGAACAGCCAGGATGAAGAGGGAAACTTCGGCCCGGAGGCGAGCAAGCATGATTATTGGTCGCGGTATGTGATGCTGAAAGTTCTGATACAGTATTACGAGATCAAGGAAGATGAGAGAGTCATTGAGTTTTTCGAGAATTACTTCAAGTATCTGTACAAGAAACTGCAACTTGTACCGGCAAAGCAGTGGTCCAGGGCCAGAGTCGGGGATTTGCTCTACTGTATTGAGTGGTATCTTGAAAAAAAGCCGAATGAAAATGTTTATTATCTGGTTGATATCTTGCGGGAACAGGCTCTGGACTGGGTGGACATCTTTGAAGAATTCCCGTTCGTGAGACCGGTGGGGTACTATTATAACTGGGAGAAGGAACTTGACCGTAATTCCAAGGATAATCTTGATGAGATGATCAACTATCATACACACCACATTGTGAATGTGACGATGGGATTTAAGTATCCGGCGATGCTGTCTTATTTTTACAGTGATAAGGATTATGAGGCGATTTCGATTAAGGGGATGAAAAGCGCGGAAAAGTATCACGGGGTGGCGACAGGTGCCGTCAATGGAGACGAGCATTTGAGCGGAAACGATCCGTCGCAGGGGGCGGAGCTATGCTCAATCGTGGAATATATGTTCAGCCTTCAGACGATGCTTGAGAGATTCGGCAATCCGTATTTTGGGGACAAATTGGAGCAGCTTGCCTACAACACACTCCCGGCGACGATTACCGAAGACTTCATGGCACACCAGTATTTGCAGCAGGCGAACCAGGTGCTGGTGAGTAAGGCACCGAGACAGTGGTTCAACAATAATGAGGAGGCAAACATGTTTGGCCTTGAGCCCAATTTTGGGTGCTGTACGGCGAACATGCATCAGGGATGGCCGAAGTTCGTGAAAAGCCTTTGGTATCTGGAAGGGGACAGGACGGTCGTATCCATGGTGTTTGCGCCGAGCAGCCTGAACACGAGGGTGGAAGGAAATGATGTGTACATACAAATGCGCACGGAATATCCGTTTAAAAATAAAATCGAGTACAAGATTGAGAAAGCCGAAAATCTCAGCATGAAGATCCGGGTGCCGGGCTGGTGCAAAGAATTTGAACTGAAAAAGAACGGCGAGTGGATTGCGGGTCAAAACTCCGGCTTCTATGTGGATGGCTTTGTGATGGTGGAAGGTCTGACAGGCGGGGACAATCTTGAATTCACTTTGCAGATGGAGATTCGCCGTTCCAAATGGTTTCGTGACAGTATGGCGATTGAGAGAGGTCCACTGGTTTATGCGCTGGATATGAAAGAGAACTGGCATGTTGTAAAGGAGGTCGCGGGAGTGAAGGACTATGAAGTGTACCCGGAAAGTCCTTGGAATTACGCGATTGGGGCGAACTGTGAGATTGAGGTGGAAGAGCAGGAGGTGGGAGCTATACCGTTCTCAAAGAAAACGCCACCTGTGATTCTGACCACGAAAGGCAGACGCCTGGAAGACTGGGGAATCGAAAGAAACAGCGCGGGACCTGTGCCTGCAAGTCCTGTGGTGACAAGTAGCGGGGAGGAAAAGATACAGTTGATTCCATATGGCTGTACGAAGCTTCGGGTCACACAATTTCCTTATTATAATTAA
- a CDS encoding DUF5721 family protein, which yields MLIFSLDTKKCMNQLLLSSAFDSFLFIEGEITTFNTFQIDGRLKKEFYRQTQDDPAVPEREYALWKEQREFCFSIIRGKRTPLGFHIVLSLAAPNIARLIAREELAFSAGDVQGLYLNFKYDGTQLACTTGTSLNLFTLDKSLEQAWDKMAQRIFVKYEIPFEILG from the coding sequence ATGCTTATTTTTTCACTGGATACCAAAAAATGCATGAACCAGCTTTTACTTAGCTCTGCATTTGACTCTTTTTTATTCATAGAAGGGGAAATCACGACATTCAATACCTTTCAGATCGACGGACGGTTAAAAAAAGAATTCTACCGTCAAACGCAGGACGATCCTGCGGTTCCTGAGCGGGAATATGCACTGTGGAAAGAGCAGCGGGAATTCTGCTTCTCCATCATCAGGGGGAAGCGCACCCCTCTTGGATTTCACATTGTGCTGTCGCTTGCTGCGCCGAACATCGCACGTTTGATCGCTCGGGAAGAGCTTGCCTTCTCAGCGGGAGATGTACAGGGTCTATATCTGAATTTTAAATACGACGGCACACAGCTTGCCTGCACGACGGGAACCTCCTTGAATCTCTTTACACTGGACAAATCGCTGGAACAGGCGTGGGATAAGATGGCACAGAGAATCTTTGTCAAGTATGAGATCCCTTTTGAAATCCTCGGCTAA
- a CDS encoding GDSL-type esterase/lipase family protein: MHHAVLDIAISGEWCVGARLKRKEQWNVMKHVHVDKERLEDIKRKKMFIVIAAVIVVLTVILCVVLGRMAALEVDTKKGIEKIRELEKTDITPIEGAISQIEEKDRKEEEDWKNRPLSEKFANAVILGDSITSGFLDYQVLDSSTVVAELGVHLHELDPLIETTANLKPKVLFLALGLNDVSATKGDTGLFIERYDAVIKTLREKLPGTQIYVNLILPVKEKAIEKYPDYARIAEYNEALSKYCKEQKIPVIDNSSLVKDEYYEPDGEHVKKEYYPLWAEHMAEEAGI; encoded by the coding sequence ATGCATCACGCGGTTTTGGACATTGCGATATCGGGAGAGTGGTGCGTGGGTGCAAGGCTTAAGCGAAAGGAACAGTGGAATGTGATGAAGCACGTACACGTGGACAAAGAACGTCTTGAAGATATCAAACGAAAAAAGATGTTTATCGTTATAGCAGCCGTCATTGTTGTATTGACTGTGATTCTGTGCGTTGTATTAGGGCGGATGGCGGCCCTCGAGGTGGATACGAAGAAAGGTATCGAGAAGATCAGAGAACTGGAAAAAACGGATATCACGCCAATAGAGGGAGCAATCAGCCAGATTGAAGAAAAAGACAGGAAAGAAGAGGAGGACTGGAAGAATCGTCCCCTTTCTGAAAAATTTGCAAATGCGGTGATTCTGGGCGACTCTATTACCAGTGGCTTTTTGGATTATCAGGTGCTTGATTCGTCGACAGTAGTGGCGGAGCTGGGAGTACATTTGCATGAGCTTGACCCGCTGATTGAGACTACGGCAAACTTAAAGCCCAAAGTGTTATTTCTGGCGTTGGGGCTCAATGACGTTTCAGCGACCAAGGGAGATACAGGGCTGTTCATTGAGCGGTATGATGCGGTAATAAAGACCTTGCGGGAAAAACTTCCGGGGACGCAGATTTATGTAAATCTGATTCTACCGGTGAAAGAAAAGGCGATCGAGAAGTATCCGGATTATGCAAGGATAGCGGAGTATAATGAAGCGCTTTCAAAGTATTGTAAGGAGCAGAAGATACCGGTCATTGATAATAGTAGTCTGGTGAAGGACGAGTATTATGAGCCGGACGGAGAGCATGTGAAAAAGGAGTATTACCCCTTGTGGGCAGAACATATGGCGGAGGAAGCCGGAATATGA
- a CDS encoding DUF4358 domain-containing protein, whose product MTEIKEKNRRKRSVDILSILRYGMLAVLVIYVGLLFWTSDDKDAAFDTVASEIEKVVDTEAMKRAGSQELKRLYGLNEKDYDGVLLYYNQATMNVEEVFVVRAKTKKEAREVLDAAISRRDIQIQNFEGYGAEQVDLLKNAIVKQKGHYVLFVVSPEAAKYEKAFERAL is encoded by the coding sequence ATGACGGAGATAAAAGAGAAAAATAGGCGCAAACGTTCCGTAGATATCCTTAGTATCCTGCGTTATGGAATGCTGGCGGTTTTAGTGATCTATGTCGGGCTTTTGTTTTGGACGAGCGACGATAAAGACGCCGCGTTTGATACGGTGGCGTCCGAAATAGAAAAAGTAGTGGATACGGAAGCGATGAAGCGGGCGGGGAGCCAGGAACTCAAGCGCCTGTACGGATTAAATGAGAAAGATTACGACGGGGTCCTCCTGTATTACAATCAGGCGACCATGAATGTGGAAGAGGTATTTGTGGTGCGCGCAAAGACAAAGAAGGAGGCGCGTGAGGTACTGGACGCGGCGATTTCCCGCCGGGATATTCAGATTCAGAATTTTGAGGGATATGGAGCAGAGCAGGTGGATTTGCTAAAGAACGCAATCGTGAAGCAAAAAGGGCACTATGTACTGTTTGTCGTTTCGCCGGAAGCGGCAAAATACGAGAAGGCCTTTGAACGTGCTTTGTAG
- a CDS encoding MBOAT family protein, with amino-acid sequence MLFSSVTFLFTFLPITLLIYYLVPRKGKNVVLLICSLLFYAWGEPVYLFLMVISILFNYFSGIDIARNEGRPGARRRSLVFTVVVNLLILGFFKYYGFVLENLNAVLPFHIPYRELALPIGISFYTFQTLSYIIDVYRGKVPVQVNPIDFGAYVSMFPQLIAGPIVRYADVEKQLKDRQETWEKFGQGVIFFIIGLAKKILLANTIGAIHTEITGMADKSVLTAWLGALAFTFQIYFDFSGYSDMAVGLGKMFGFEFIRNFNYPYISHSVTEFWRRWHISLGSWFREYVYIPLGGNRVSVPRHLLNLLIVWFLTGLWHGASWNFVAWGMYYGLILIIEKYVTGRLLAKLPEIAQIVYNMLLVIIGWVFFFSPGLSEAVTYLGNMVGAGAAGIVDREAFYLITTHWLLWVMVIVGSTPVMHRLVRVLCFDEERPRTAVCSVLYMGIFLLSIAYLVTETYNPFLYFRF; translated from the coding sequence ATGTTATTCAGCAGCGTTACGTTTTTATTTACATTTTTGCCAATTACATTACTGATTTATTATCTGGTGCCGCGGAAGGGAAAGAATGTGGTGCTTTTGATCTGTTCGCTCCTGTTCTATGCCTGGGGCGAGCCGGTATACCTGTTCCTGATGGTGATCTCTATTTTGTTTAACTATTTCAGTGGGATCGATATTGCCAGGAATGAGGGAAGGCCGGGGGCAAGGAGGCGAAGCCTTGTATTTACGGTCGTCGTGAATTTGTTGATTCTGGGATTCTTTAAATATTATGGATTTGTGCTGGAGAATCTGAATGCGGTACTGCCGTTCCACATTCCCTACAGAGAGCTGGCACTTCCGATTGGAATCTCCTTCTATACGTTCCAGACACTTTCTTATATAATAGATGTATATCGGGGTAAGGTCCCGGTGCAGGTAAATCCGATTGATTTCGGAGCATACGTCTCCATGTTTCCGCAGCTTATTGCGGGGCCGATCGTGCGGTATGCGGATGTGGAAAAACAGCTTAAGGACAGGCAGGAGACCTGGGAGAAGTTCGGCCAGGGCGTGATTTTCTTTATCATCGGGCTGGCAAAAAAGATTCTGCTTGCCAATACCATCGGGGCGATCCACACGGAGATTACGGGTATGGCAGATAAGTCGGTCCTGACCGCCTGGTTAGGGGCGCTGGCATTTACCTTCCAGATTTATTTTGATTTTAGTGGATATTCCGATATGGCGGTGGGATTGGGAAAAATGTTCGGGTTTGAGTTCATTCGGAATTTCAATTATCCTTACATTTCCCACAGTGTGACGGAATTCTGGAGGAGATGGCACATTTCTCTTGGTAGCTGGTTCCGGGAGTACGTGTATATCCCGCTGGGGGGAAATCGTGTTTCCGTGCCTCGCCATTTGCTGAACCTTCTGATTGTCTGGTTCCTGACGGGACTTTGGCACGGGGCAAGCTGGAATTTTGTGGCGTGGGGAATGTACTACGGACTGATACTGATCATTGAGAAATATGTGACCGGAAGGCTGCTTGCGAAGCTGCCGGAGATAGCCCAGATCGTGTATAATATGTTGCTTGTGATCATAGGCTGGGTATTCTTTTTCAGCCCAGGACTTTCGGAGGCCGTCACATATCTTGGCAATATGGTGGGAGCCGGTGCGGCTGGAATCGTGGACAGGGAAGCCTTCTATCTGATCACGACCCACTGGCTGTTGTGGGTGATGGTGATCGTGGGCAGTACGCCGGTCATGCATCGCTTGGTCAGAGTGCTGTGTTTCGACGAGGAACGCCCCAGGACCGCTGTTTGCAGCGTGCTTTATATGGGAATATTTTTACTGAGCATTGCATATCTGGTAACGGAAACTTATAATCCATTTTTATATTTTAGATTTTAA
- a CDS encoding DHHW family protein translates to MEADNERRKRKKTEKGKRKRSDRKAVALKGQKRIYVTMTGVFLLVMVIFCALNLLHKDQAFSEKENRVLSQRPQVTFGNISNGRFMEQYESYRADQMTGRNLWVQVKTFADSVGGKKEENGIFNGKDSYLLEDIAVPDEENLKENLEAMQNFRSAYGEVPMHVILVPNAANILKNKLPMLAVTADQSKLIEGVHAKLGAEFDWIDAQKALKAQKDLAIYYRTDHHWTTLGAYEVFKAAKEQLGLAEKEEIPMKAYGVSNTFNGTLSAVSGYQTGYKEAIYIYLPEGENVPQIVVNYVEEQKKTASLYDSEKLGERDQYAVFLGGNHAVVDIKSTLEGGERLLVIKDSYANCFIPFLAPYYREIVVVDPRYYTGDLDQIMVEKKIDRVLFLYSGNTFFEDRVLSGVLNTAGDIMENMENDSESGEGNSAESGEENSSESGGEDAGNQEESKE, encoded by the coding sequence ATGGAAGCAGATAACGAGAGACGAAAGAGAAAAAAGACAGAGAAAGGCAAGAGAAAAAGGTCAGATAGAAAAGCGGTGGCTCTAAAGGGGCAGAAGCGCATTTATGTGACGATGACGGGTGTATTTTTGCTGGTTATGGTGATTTTTTGTGCTTTGAATCTGCTGCATAAGGACCAGGCATTTTCAGAGAAGGAGAACCGGGTATTGTCCCAGCGTCCGCAGGTCACTTTTGGAAATATTTCAAACGGACGGTTCATGGAGCAGTATGAGAGCTACCGGGCCGATCAGATGACCGGGCGGAATCTCTGGGTGCAGGTGAAGACTTTTGCGGACAGCGTTGGCGGGAAAAAGGAGGAGAACGGCATATTTAACGGAAAAGACAGCTATCTCCTGGAGGATATTGCCGTGCCGGACGAAGAGAATCTGAAGGAGAATCTGGAAGCGATGCAGAATTTCCGCAGCGCGTATGGCGAGGTGCCTATGCACGTGATACTTGTGCCCAATGCGGCAAATATTTTGAAAAATAAACTTCCTATGCTGGCTGTGACGGCAGATCAGAGTAAGCTGATCGAGGGCGTGCATGCCAAGTTGGGGGCGGAGTTTGATTGGATCGACGCACAGAAGGCGCTTAAGGCACAGAAGGATCTGGCAATTTATTATCGGACGGATCATCACTGGACGACGCTGGGGGCTTATGAGGTGTTCAAAGCCGCGAAAGAGCAGCTTGGACTGGCCGAGAAAGAGGAAATTCCGATGAAGGCCTACGGGGTGTCCAATACGTTTAACGGGACACTTTCGGCGGTGAGCGGGTATCAGACAGGTTATAAAGAAGCAATCTACATTTACCTTCCCGAAGGGGAGAACGTGCCGCAGATCGTGGTAAATTATGTGGAGGAGCAGAAGAAGACGGCGTCGCTTTATGATTCCGAAAAGCTCGGCGAGCGAGACCAGTACGCGGTGTTCCTTGGTGGAAATCATGCGGTCGTGGACATCAAATCCACGCTGGAGGGCGGTGAGAGGCTTCTGGTAATCAAGGATTCTTATGCGAATTGTTTTATCCCGTTCCTTGCACCATATTATAGGGAGATCGTGGTGGTAGACCCCAGATATTATACTGGGGATCTGGATCAGATCATGGTGGAAAAAAAGATTGACAGGGTATTATTTCTCTATAGCGGGAATACATTTTTTGAAGACAGGGTGTTGTCCGGCGTGCTTAATACAGCGGGCGATATTATGGAAAATATGGAGAATGACTCCGAAAGCGGCGAGGGGAATTCCGCTGAAAGTGGTGAAGAGAATTCCTCTGAAAGCGGTGGGGAAGATGCCGGAAACCAGGAAGAGAGCAAAGAGTAG
- a CDS encoding pseudouridine synthase yields MANKIEEQFQNKQTGGQVRLNKFISEAGICSRREADRLIAEGRVTVDGVKAQPGMKVEPYQEVRVGRKVIARREKMVVLAVNKPRGIVCTEERRERDSIVRFLNYPTRITYVGRLDKDSEGLLLMTNNGDIINKMMRAGNRHEKEYKVTVDKLVTEEFLRNMSKGVPILDTVTRPCKTEKIGKYKFRIILTQGLNRQIRRMCEALGYQVKSLLRVRVMNIELGDLKPGEYRNLTDQELNELYNGIKDSSNETLYKKIEDTKR; encoded by the coding sequence GTGGCAAATAAAATAGAAGAACAGTTTCAAAATAAACAGACAGGCGGCCAGGTCCGCCTGAACAAATTTATAAGCGAGGCAGGAATCTGTTCCCGCAGGGAGGCGGATCGGCTGATCGCAGAAGGGCGCGTCACGGTGGACGGGGTGAAGGCGCAGCCTGGAATGAAGGTGGAACCATATCAGGAGGTGCGTGTGGGCCGCAAGGTGATTGCACGCCGGGAGAAGATGGTCGTGCTTGCCGTCAATAAGCCCCGTGGTATTGTGTGTACGGAGGAGAGAAGAGAGCGGGACAGTATCGTGCGTTTCCTAAACTATCCGACCAGGATCACATACGTAGGAAGGCTTGACAAGGATTCAGAGGGGCTGCTTCTGATGACGAATAACGGGGATATCATCAATAAAATGATGCGCGCCGGAAATCGTCATGAAAAGGAGTACAAGGTGACGGTGGATAAGCTGGTTACAGAGGAATTTCTTCGGAACATGTCTAAGGGAGTTCCGATTCTGGATACCGTGACAAGACCGTGTAAAACGGAGAAAATCGGGAAATATAAGTTCAGGATCATTCTGACCCAGGGGCTGAACCGCCAGATTCGCCGTATGTGTGAGGCGTTGGGATATCAGGTGAAGTCTCTTCTGCGTGTGCGGGTGATGAATATTGAATTGGGGGATCTAAAGCCGGGAGAATACAGAAATCTGACGGACCAGGAGTTGAATGAATTGTACAACGGTATTAAAGATTCCTCGAATGAAACATTGTATAAGAAGATAGAGGATACGAAACGGTAA
- the ligA gene encoding NAD-dependent DNA ligase LigA: protein MDKKQRMQELVDLLNKAGRAYYQESHEIMSNYEYDALYDELKALEEELGIVLASSPTVNVGYEVLSELPKERHESPMLSLDKTKEAARLAEFVGNQKAVISWKMDGLTIVLTYRDGSLFKAVTRGNGEVGEVITNNARVFKNVPLHISYKGELILRGEAVISYEDFERINATIEDVDAKYKNPRNLCSGSVRQLNNEITAQRNVKFYAFTLVKADGVDFQNSRLCQLDWLSSQGFDVVEHYLVTREDLEQRVTYFAEKIEENDFPSDGLVLVYDDIAYGRSLGRTAKFPRDSFAFKWADEVRQTHLLEIEWSPSRTGLINPVAIFEPVELEGTTVSRASVHNLSIMEELGLGIGDTIEVYKANMIIPQIARNLTRSGKIEIPKVCPVCGGDTQVRQQNDARSLYCTNPDCQAKRVKAFALFASRDALNIDGLSEATLEKLIAKGLIHKYADMFHLDRYQEEIQEMEGFGEKSYVNLIESVRAARTTTLPRVIYALGIAGVGLANAKLICRHFDQDTEKLLNATEEEVAEIQGVGPVIAKAFTEYFAVPKKRQEFLELMEELTIPKEEQKAEQTLAGVNFVITGSVEHFANRAEVKELIENLGGKVTGSVTGKTNYLINNDVNSTSSKNKKARELGVEILSEEDFMERFGISPTI from the coding sequence ATGGACAAGAAACAAAGAATGCAGGAATTGGTAGACCTTCTGAACAAGGCGGGAAGAGCCTATTATCAGGAGTCTCATGAGATTATGAGCAATTATGAATATGATGCGCTTTACGACGAACTGAAGGCGCTGGAAGAGGAACTGGGAATCGTGCTGGCTTCAAGTCCCACGGTGAATGTGGGGTATGAGGTGTTAAGTGAGCTCCCCAAAGAGCGGCATGAATCGCCGATGCTTTCCCTGGATAAGACCAAAGAGGCAGCAAGGCTTGCCGAGTTCGTGGGGAATCAAAAGGCAGTGATCTCCTGGAAAATGGACGGTCTGACCATCGTTCTGACCTATCGTGACGGGAGTCTTTTTAAGGCAGTCACCCGGGGAAATGGCGAAGTGGGCGAGGTTATTACCAATAATGCCAGAGTATTTAAAAATGTTCCGCTGCACATTTCCTATAAAGGAGAACTAATCCTGCGCGGGGAGGCTGTGATCAGTTACGAGGATTTTGAGAGGATCAACGCCACCATAGAAGATGTAGATGCGAAATACAAGAATCCGAGAAATCTTTGCAGCGGTTCCGTGCGCCAGCTTAACAATGAGATCACGGCCCAAAGAAATGTAAAGTTTTACGCATTTACTCTGGTAAAAGCGGACGGGGTCGATTTTCAAAATTCCAGATTGTGCCAGCTTGACTGGCTTTCTTCCCAGGGCTTCGACGTGGTGGAGCATTATCTGGTGACCCGGGAAGATTTGGAACAAAGAGTGACGTATTTTGCAGAAAAGATAGAGGAAAATGATTTTCCATCGGACGGCCTGGTCCTGGTCTATGATGATATCGCTTATGGACGTTCCCTTGGACGTACCGCAAAGTTCCCGCGGGATTCATTTGCGTTTAAATGGGCGGACGAGGTGAGACAGACACACCTCCTGGAAATCGAATGGAGCCCGTCAAGGACGGGGCTGATTAATCCGGTGGCGATCTTTGAACCTGTGGAGCTGGAAGGGACCACAGTGAGCCGTGCAAGTGTCCACAACCTAAGTATTATGGAGGAACTGGGGCTGGGAATCGGAGATACGATAGAGGTCTACAAGGCTAATATGATCATTCCTCAGATTGCCCGGAACCTGACCCGAAGCGGAAAGATTGAGATACCGAAGGTCTGTCCGGTATGCGGCGGGGATACCCAGGTGCGCCAGCAAAATGACGCTCGCTCGCTATACTGCACGAATCCGGATTGTCAGGCGAAACGGGTGAAGGCATTTGCGCTTTTCGCCAGCAGGGACGCTCTGAATATTGACGGCCTTTCCGAGGCAACGCTGGAAAAACTGATCGCGAAGGGCCTCATTCACAAGTACGCCGATATGTTCCATCTGGACCGTTATCAGGAAGAGATTCAGGAGATGGAGGGATTTGGCGAGAAATCCTACGTGAATCTGATAGAAAGTGTGAGGGCGGCCCGCACCACCACGCTGCCCCGTGTGATCTATGCGCTGGGGATCGCGGGGGTAGGACTTGCTAACGCGAAACTGATTTGTCGCCATTTTGACCAGGATACGGAGAAGCTCTTAAATGCCACCGAGGAGGAGGTCGCAGAGATTCAGGGTGTTGGACCGGTGATCGCCAAGGCGTTTACCGAGTATTTTGCCGTGCCGAAGAAGCGGCAGGAGTTCCTGGAGCTCATGGAAGAGCTTACGATTCCAAAAGAAGAACAAAAGGCAGAGCAGACGCTTGCGGGAGTGAATTTCGTGATCACCGGAAGCGTGGAGCATTTTGCGAACCGGGCGGAAGTGAAGGAACTGATCGAGAATCTGGGCGGCAAGGTGACCGGGTCTGTGACCGGGAAAACGAATTATCTGATAAATAATGACGTGAATTCCACTTCTTCAAAGAATAAAAAGGCCAGGGAATTGGGCGTGGAGATTCTCTCGGAAGAGGACTTTATGGAGAGGTTTGGGATTTCACCTACGATATAA
- the clpX gene encoding ATP-dependent Clp protease ATP-binding subunit ClpX, producing MSGYDDLNDKNKLEPVNTDDKKQDKKDEYEKICFICRRPESKAGKMIDLPTNICVCSDCMQKSFDAMNNGGFDYSQFMNMGMPPMMNFGDMEEQIPKKQRIKKKKPQEKSQPIINIRDIPAPHKIKARLDEYVVGQEHAKKAMAVAVYNHYKRVATDTMDEIEIEKSNMLMIGPTGSGKTYLVKTLARLLDVPLAITDATSLTEAGYIGDDIESVVSKLLAAADNDVDKAEQGIIFIDEIDKIAKKKNTSQRDVSGESVQQGMLKLLEGSEVEVPVGANSKNAMVPLTTVNTRNILFICGGAFPDLEQIIKERLTKNASMGFGADLKDKYDHDKTVLEKVTTEDLRNFGMIPEFLGRLPVVFTLQGLNEEMLVQILREPKNAILKQYQKLLALDEVKLEFDEDSLHAIAKRAMEKDTGARALRAIIEEFMLDIMYEIPKDDSIGQVTITQAYIEGTGGPIIRLRGQEIPMLESAQGV from the coding sequence ATGTCAGGTTATGACGATTTGAATGATAAGAATAAATTAGAGCCTGTGAACACAGACGATAAGAAGCAGGATAAAAAGGACGAATATGAAAAGATCTGTTTTATCTGCCGCCGCCCGGAGAGTAAGGCGGGCAAGATGATCGATCTTCCTACGAATATCTGCGTCTGCTCCGATTGTATGCAGAAGAGCTTTGACGCCATGAATAACGGTGGATTTGATTATAGTCAGTTCATGAATATGGGAATGCCGCCGATGATGAATTTTGGCGATATGGAGGAGCAGATTCCCAAAAAGCAGAGAATCAAGAAGAAAAAGCCCCAGGAGAAAAGCCAGCCGATCATCAATATCCGGGATATACCGGCTCCCCACAAGATCAAGGCGAGGCTGGACGAATATGTGGTGGGACAGGAGCATGCGAAGAAAGCCATGGCAGTGGCGGTCTATAACCATTATAAAAGAGTGGCGACGGATACCATGGACGAGATCGAGATTGAGAAATCCAATATGCTCATGATCGGACCTACCGGCTCCGGGAAGACCTATCTGGTCAAGACTCTGGCGCGGCTTCTGGACGTGCCGCTTGCGATCACGGACGCGACTTCTCTTACGGAAGCGGGCTACATAGGAGACGACATCGAGAGCGTTGTCTCGAAACTGCTGGCCGCGGCGGATAATGATGTGGACAAGGCGGAGCAGGGAATCATTTTCATTGATGAGATCGACAAGATCGCCAAGAAGAAGAATACCAGCCAGAGAGATGTGAGTGGTGAGTCCGTACAGCAGGGAATGTTAAAGCTCCTCGAGGGAAGCGAGGTGGAAGTACCGGTGGGGGCGAACAGCAAGAACGCGATGGTTCCCCTTACCACGGTAAATACAAGAAATATTCTGTTTATCTGCGGAGGCGCGTTCCCGGATCTGGAGCAGATCATAAAAGAGAGATTGACGAAGAATGCCTCCATGGGATTTGGGGCGGACCTAAAGGATAAATACGATCATGACAAGACGGTGCTGGAGAAGGTGACCACGGAGGATTTGCGGAATTTTGGTATGATTCCGGAGTTCCTGGGACGTCTCCCGGTCGTATTTACCCTGCAGGGACTGAATGAAGAGATGTTGGTACAGATTTTAAGAGAGCCGAAGAATGCGATCCTGAAGCAGTACCAGAAACTTTTGGCGCTTGACGAGGTGAAGCTGGAATTTGACGAGGATTCCCTTCATGCGATTGCAAAGCGGGCAATGGAGAAGGACACCGGAGCCAGAGCGCTCCGCGCGATCATCGAGGAATTCATGCTGGATATCATGTATGAGATCCCGAAAGATGACAGCATCGGCCAGGTGACCATCACGCAGGCGTATATCGAAGGGACCGGCGGACCGATCATTCGTCTCAGAGGCCAGGAAATTCCAATGCTTGAGAGTGCGCAAGGAGTATAG